From the Neotabrizicola shimadae genome, the window CACCTCTGCAGATGCCATGTCTTTGGCCAGCCGATCGACATCGAGGCCGATATCCGCCGCCACCCTGAGGACTGAGGCTTCTTCGGCGACCAGAGGTGTTCGCATGAACCGACGCCGAAGTTCTGGTTGTTTGCCTTGCTTCGCGGCAGCGACCGACGCCCGCGCTGCAAGCTCGGAAGCGGGTCCGAAGATCGGAAGTTCATGCTGAACCAGCCAGAAGGAAGCAGGATGATCGGCCATCAGCGTGTCGAGGTCTCGCTCCAGCGCCCGGCAGTAGGGACAGCGGAACTCGCTGAAATAGGCAATGGGAATGACCCCCTCAGAACCGCTGTTGCCAAAGAGGGCAAGGCAGGGGTCAGCACGTACCGCTTCGGCACGCGCGCGGCGCTGGTCTGCATCCTGAGGCGGCGCATCGAGTCCGACAAGGGCCAGCGGTGTTCCGGAGGTCTGGCCAACCCCGTCAAGTCGGCGAAACGGCGGCAGATCCGCAATGTCGGCATAGCGCGGCCCGCGGCCCGGGAGCCGGTCCCAGGGAAGGGCACGCAGACCATAGATAAGGGCAACGATCCCGCCGAAGACGAGAAGGTCGCGGCGCCTCACGTTCACATCACAGTCACCGGTGTTCCAACCGGCACCTGTTCGTAGAGCTGGATCACATGCTCGTTCAGCATCCGGATACAACCGTTCGAGACGGACTGACCGATTGACCACGGCTCGGTCGTGCCATGGATACGATAGTAGGTATCGCGCCCTTCCCGGTAAAGGTAGAGCGCGCGCGCCCCAAGGGGGTTGTTCGGCCCGCCGGGGACACCATCGGCGAACTGGGCATAACGGTCAGGATTGCGGCGGATCATGTCGTTCGTCGGACGCCAGGACGGCCATTCGGCTTTGCGCTCGATGATCGCGGACCCCCTGAAGGCAAGCCCGGCCTTGCCGACACCGACTCCGTAGCGGATCGCCCGCTCGGTATCGAAGACGTGGTACAGAAAGAAGCTTCGCGGGAACACGAGGATCTGTCCGGGCGCGTGCTGCTCGCGGACGCGCACCTCGCGGGGCTGGAATTCGTCGGCCAGCACAAACGGCTCTGCGGTATGGGCCCGAAGGATGGTGGGCGAGGACAGCGCTGCAAGTGCGGCCCCGCCAATGAGGAAGCGTCGGGAAATCATGCTATCTCCTGAGAGGAACGAAAATGACCGGGTTCGTTCAGAAGACGTATCGCGGCGGCGGCGTGTGGGGGGCCAAACTGCGGCTGGAGCCCATGACCGGCGTGATCTCGAAATGCGACGATCCGGCCACCGACATCAGAGTGACGGGCACTGGCTCACCGGGGATAACAAGCTGACATGTTCCGTGTCCTGACCCCTCACCGCAGAAAGCATCTGGTATCAGGGGTTGGGCGTGAAGTGCGTCAGCATGTACTCCGTGCGGTGATCGTTCTGAGTGCGCCAGTCCAAAAAGGGTGGCGAGAAGGAGGAAACTGCACAGGAGGGCCATCATCAACCGCATGGCTGGAGCATAGCCCCTCTCACCTAAGTGCCGACTGATCACATCTAGGTGAAGCACCAAATTCCTTCCAGGATTGGCGAAAACGCAACGCATTCACCTGTTTGTGACCCGGCCGCGATGCAAAGCCGTTTGACCTTCCCACGTTGGAAGGAAGCAAACCTTGCTCAAAAAGGAGCAGAACATGCGATTCACTCGACGGCTTTTTGTTGCCGGAGCACTTGCCGCGCCTTTCGTGACCGGTCGCGCCGCCAGCGCGTCGGAAGACACGCCTGGCCCGGTCCGTAACAACATCTCGGCTTTTCGCACCCACGAGTGGCAGGATCACTTCGATGCTCTGGGCGTCGGGATCATCATCTCTGACACGACGGCCAAGGTCCTCCAGCACTGGACGAGCGACGGTCAAATGTACCTCTACCCGACCTCGGTCCCGCTGTCGGACGAGCTGACCCGCCGGGGCTATACCGAGGTCGTCGAGAAACGGGTGAACCCGAGTTGGGCCCCGACACCGTCGATGCGGGAAAGGAACCCGGAATGGCCGGCCTTCGTGCCTGGCGGCGACCCGACCAACCCGCTCGGCACCCGCGCCCTTTACCTGTCGTGGCAATACTACCGCATCCATGGTACACACGACACGCGCAAGATCGGTCGCCGCTCGTCGAACGGCTGCATCGGGCTCTACAACGAACATATCGAGGAAGTTTTCGACCGGACGCCGGTCGGGACGCAAGTGAAGCTGATCTAGCAAGATGAAACCTTCGTCGACCTCACCGAACCCACTCAAGAACCTGTTTTCGCGCGGGTCGTTTCGGTTCGTGTCGATGTGGCTTCTGTCCGTGGTGCTGACGCTTGGCTTGGTCCTCGGACAGACCGCAGAGGCGGGCCCGGTCGAGGATCATCATCCCGGCACGTGGGTCGAGATCGCGGGCAACGCCGGGCAAGAGACCGCGCCGGCACCTGCTTGCCACCCGGGCCTCGCCTGTTCTGTTTTCGTGCTGCCCGATGGGCCGGTCACAGCACTGTCGTTGTCAATCGTGATCACTCTGCGACCGGACCTGACACAGTCGCAACGCCGCTTTGGCGGCCCGTCCGTCACCCTGCCTCCCCCCCGAACCCGGATCTGACAGTCAGGCCGGACGTGCGTCTGACGGTTCGATAGGCTCTCCGCAGCTCTGTCGACAGTTCAATCTCTGTCAGCCTGACACCAGACAGTTGTGCAAGCCGCACGATCCGCCGGAAGGGCGGGTCGCGGGATCGGTCAACAACAAGAAACCAAGGGCAGTCAGGCAGATGAAACCACAATGGACAGGCGCTTTGGCGCTTGCCGCTTCCGCAGTCGCGGCAGTGGCGCTGGCACATAACGGGGCGACGGGTGTCGTCCTTGAACGGATGACGGGGATGACCGCGTTGAAGGACACCGTGGCGGAACTGGCGCCGATGATGCAGGGAACGGTTCCCTACGACGCATTCATTGTATCAGAGGGAGCAAGTGTCATTGCCGGTCACGCGGGCGAGACAATGCTGTCGTTGTTCCCGGAAGGCAGCCTCGAGGGGGTGACCTATGCCAGGCCAGAGATCTGGTCCGACTGGCAGGACTTCGCAGCACTTGCCGAGGAATTGAAGACCTACGCTGACGCGCTCGCCGTGGCAGCCCCGAACGGTCTTGAGCCGGCGCTGCCGCCGCCCAGAGATATGGCCGGGATGGATCACTCGGCGATGGCCATGACCCCGGCACCACAGGTAGATGAGGGCTTCACGATAGCGGAGTTGATGGGCTACGGCGAAAGGACCCAAGAGGTCCAGGTTGCGCGTGGCACATCGGACCCGGCGACGCTGGCGTTCGATCTGACGACGCTGGCCGCTGACGACCTCTTCACCCGGATCAGCGCCACCTGTTCGTCCTGCCATTCGCAGTACCGCGCGGGCCGGAACTGACCATGCGGGGTCTGATCCGCGCTTCCGTCATTTTCCCGGCCGTGGCGGCGAGCCTCGGGGCCGGTGTTCTGGCGCTATGGCCCATCGGCGCGCCGGAGCCGGCCGCGTTCCCGCCCGGGGATGCAGAACGCGGCGCCTATCTGGCCCGTGCCAGCGGCTGTGTGTCCTGTCACACCAACGCGGCTGCCAAGGGACTGGCGCTCGCCGGAGGTGCGCCTCTCGACACGCCCTTTGGCACTTTCGTGCCCCCGAACATCACCCCGCACACCACCGCCGGGATCGGTGCCTGGACCATCCAGGATTTCGCCAGGGCTGTTCGACAAGGCATCTCGCCGGAGGGCGACCCCTACTATCCGGTGTTCACATATTCTTTCTATGCAGGCTTCACGGATCAGGAGATCGCCGACCTGTGGGAAGCGTTCCGCACCGTTCCGCCGGTTGCGGATGCTGCCCCGGCGCATGATGTCGGGTTTCCGTTCAGCTTTCGCTCGGGGCTGAAGCTCTGGCGCGCTGCCTACCTCGACGCGCCGGAGACGGATGCGCTGATGGGCACATCATCGCCCTGGAACCGCGGGCGTTTGCTCGTCGAAGGGGCGGCGCATTGTGCAGCCTGTCATACCGGCCGAACGCTTGCGGGCGGCCTGGACGCTTCCGCCCGGTTCGCCGGAAACGACAGCCTTCCCGGCGGCAGCAAGGCACCGTCGATCCTAACAGCCGACCTTCTGGAAGGCGGCTGGACGGTCGCGAACCTCGCCTATGCGCTCCAGTCGGGGCTGCTGCCCAATGGGGATGCTTTCGGCGGCAGCATGGCCGAGGTCGTGGCTGAGGGCACCTCGTACCTCACCGACGCCGACCGTGCGGCCATCGCAACCTACCTGCTCGACGCCGATGGAACAGGCACGATCCCCACGCCTCCTCCTCCCGCGACCGAGACGCCGATGGCGGGGATGGATCATTCGCAGATGGATATGACAAATGAGAACTAGAGTTGTTGCCGCTATTTTGGCTGTGGGGGTTGTTGCCTTCGTAGGCATCTTTGTCTGGACGGTCGTATGGACCCTCGAACCGCAAGCGACCGGCGCTCAAGGCGACGCACCGACGGCTGAAACGTCCGAACAACTTTCCGACGGCCGCCTCGATGTCCAGGTATATGCGCTTGGTGACCGCAATGTACGGCTCGAGATCCAGTTCATGCCGGACGCAGACGCGATCGAGCTTGCAGTCCAGCGCCCAGAGGTAAATTTCGCGATGGTCGATATGCACATGGATGGGATCGATTCACCGCTTGAGTTGGTTGAAGCCGGCGTGTGGCGGGCAAACCTCAAACTGCCGATGGCCGGTCGCTGGGTTGTCAATGTGGGTTTCGGCGACGAATTCATGGAGATCGAATTCGATGCCAAGTGATGCAGCGAGAGTTCACGCACGGCATCTAGATGCTATGCGCAGGGGGCTTCGCGGCACTGCCGTTGGCCTTGCGCTCTTTGTGGTCGTGGGCACAGTGACGGCGGTCTGGGCGAACCCGCTGTTCGTCCGCATGACTCCGGTCGGACCTTGGGAGTTTGGAGCGACGGTCCTGACGGCGTTCCTAGCCGGAGTGACGACTGCGCTATGGGTTCCCCGATGCAGTCTGCGTACATCCGGGACGGGTGGCCTTGCGAGCTTCCTCGGGATTGCCTGTCCGACCTGCAACAAGATCCTGATGCTGATTTTCGGCGGACCGGCGTTGCTCGCATGGTTCGATCCGGTCCGGCCCTGGCTCGCGGCAGCCGGGGTCATCGTCATGGGCTTTGCTGCCTTTCGTACCTGGCGAACGTTTCGCGAGTCCCGATCAGGCCGTGAGGCTGTCGGTCGTACTGAAGCTCCCGTGACGGGAGGCCCGCAGTGACAGCTACAACTGGTTTGCGGTCAGCGATGCGCAGGCTGGCCCGGAAAACGCTGGTCCGGCACGTGCTCGTGGCCATCCTAGCGATTGGGCTGGTGCTGGGCTTTGCGGCGGTTCACGCGCAGTTC encodes:
- a CDS encoding DsbA family protein; translation: MRRRDLLVFGGIVALIYGLRALPWDRLPGRGPRYADIADLPPFRRLDGVGQTSGTPLALVGLDAPPQDADQRRARAEAVRADPCLALFGNSGSEGVIPIAYFSEFRCPYCRALERDLDTLMADHPASFWLVQHELPIFGPASELAARASVAAAKQGKQPELRRRFMRTPLVAEEASVLRVAADIGLDVDRLAKDMASAEVQEEMNRTRALADIFGFIGTPGLVIGRTVLNGAIPYALLRQIVEDEAAQAAPVC
- a CDS encoding c-type cytochrome; this translates as MTGMTALKDTVAELAPMMQGTVPYDAFIVSEGASVIAGHAGETMLSLFPEGSLEGVTYARPEIWSDWQDFAALAEELKTYADALAVAAPNGLEPALPPPRDMAGMDHSAMAMTPAPQVDEGFTIAELMGYGERTQEVQVARGTSDPATLAFDLTTLAADDLFTRISATCSSCHSQYRAGRN
- a CDS encoding L,D-transpeptidase — translated: MISRRFLIGGAALAALSSPTILRAHTAEPFVLADEFQPREVRVREQHAPGQILVFPRSFFLYHVFDTERAIRYGVGVGKAGLAFRGSAIIERKAEWPSWRPTNDMIRRNPDRYAQFADGVPGGPNNPLGARALYLYREGRDTYYRIHGTTEPWSIGQSVSNGCIRMLNEHVIQLYEQVPVGTPVTVM
- a CDS encoding cytochrome c, which codes for MRGLIRASVIFPAVAASLGAGVLALWPIGAPEPAAFPPGDAERGAYLARASGCVSCHTNAAAKGLALAGGAPLDTPFGTFVPPNITPHTTAGIGAWTIQDFARAVRQGISPEGDPYYPVFTYSFYAGFTDQEIADLWEAFRTVPPVADAAPAHDVGFPFSFRSGLKLWRAAYLDAPETDALMGTSSPWNRGRLLVEGAAHCAACHTGRTLAGGLDASARFAGNDSLPGGSKAPSILTADLLEGGWTVANLAYALQSGLLPNGDAFGGSMAEVVAEGTSYLTDADRAAIATYLLDADGTGTIPTPPPPATETPMAGMDHSQMDMTNEN
- a CDS encoding L,D-transpeptidase encodes the protein MRFTRRLFVAGALAAPFVTGRAASASEDTPGPVRNNISAFRTHEWQDHFDALGVGIIISDTTAKVLQHWTSDGQMYLYPTSVPLSDELTRRGYTEVVEKRVNPSWAPTPSMRERNPEWPAFVPGGDPTNPLGTRALYLSWQYYRIHGTHDTRKIGRRSSNGCIGLYNEHIEEVFDRTPVGTQVKLI